In Alkalihalobacillus sp. FSL W8-0930, a single window of DNA contains:
- a CDS encoding DUF3397 domain-containing protein — protein MVTSTVAALVATVVTIPALGWYLIYISTVKLIKQKRKAVIWASDGSAILFMAAVYYIMSQLWEPTSVWLVLALFFTVAITFTIIYWNVMDDFYAMKLFKGIWRLNFLIFVTIYILLSGYGLIWSIFSFV, from the coding sequence ATGGTAACAAGTACAGTAGCAGCTTTGGTAGCCACCGTTGTCACAATCCCAGCACTAGGTTGGTATTTAATTTATATTTCAACCGTAAAGCTGATAAAACAAAAACGTAAAGCGGTCATATGGGCGAGTGATGGGTCAGCCATCCTGTTTATGGCGGCCGTCTACTATATTATGAGTCAGCTGTGGGAACCCACATCTGTTTGGCTAGTCCTCGCTTTATTTTTTACTGTAGCCATTACATTTACTATTATTTATTGGAATGTGATGGATGATTTCTATGCTATGAAGCTTTTTAAAGGAATCTGGAGACTGAATTTCCTTATATTTGTGACTATTTATATTTTACTTAGCGGATATGGACTCATTTGGAGCATCTTTTCTTTTGTTTAA
- a CDS encoding 2-dehydropantoate 2-reductase — MKIYIIGGGAIGLLVSAYLKKNNDAVTLCTRTKAQADQLNQKGLTLVRGDHSETIQLHSIQLDQANVEAADVCLFAVKSYDLDPILTNYFKRRGKHQSYLFLQNGMAHVETASELEEPTIAFATISHGAVRLDHTTVQHTGVGELNWAIYQERTTMLTQWLHSIQSLHFPVSEQGNWEDLLWSKLLVNACINPITALTGLKNGELIQSIELKRLMRSVFDEAFSLHPLQPDKEKYWSHVVSVCKRTAENTSSMLVDIKQERQTEVDAILGYLLRRAKAYGLSLPTISFLYQALNNREQSFLK, encoded by the coding sequence TTGAAGATTTATATAATAGGCGGAGGCGCAATTGGTCTCTTAGTATCAGCTTATCTAAAAAAGAATAATGATGCGGTCACTCTTTGTACGAGAACGAAAGCTCAGGCCGATCAATTGAATCAAAAGGGGCTAACACTCGTTCGTGGCGATCATTCAGAAACGATTCAATTACATAGCATTCAACTCGATCAAGCAAACGTAGAAGCAGCAGATGTATGTCTGTTTGCGGTCAAATCCTACGACTTAGATCCAATCTTAACGAATTACTTTAAGAGAAGAGGCAAGCATCAAAGCTACCTATTCCTACAAAATGGGATGGCACATGTTGAGACTGCTTCTGAGCTTGAAGAACCAACCATTGCTTTTGCCACCATTAGTCATGGCGCGGTTCGCTTAGACCATACAACCGTTCAACACACAGGAGTAGGGGAGTTAAACTGGGCGATATACCAGGAACGGACGACCATGCTAACGCAGTGGCTACATTCAATTCAATCACTCCATTTCCCTGTCTCTGAACAGGGGAACTGGGAGGATCTTCTTTGGTCCAAGCTATTGGTGAATGCTTGTATTAATCCAATTACAGCACTTACTGGGTTAAAAAATGGAGAGCTAATTCAATCAATTGAGCTGAAGCGACTTATGAGGTCTGTATTTGATGAAGCCTTTTCTCTTCACCCTCTTCAGCCTGATAAAGAGAAGTACTGGTCTCACGTAGTCTCAGTTTGTAAACGGACAGCGGAAAACACTTCGTCCATGTTAGTCGATATAAAACAAGAGAGACAAACAGAGGTTGATGCCATTTTAGGATATTTACTCCGGAGAGCCAAAGCATATGGACTGTCTCTACCTACGATATCTTTTTTGTATCAGGCACTCAACAACCGCGAACAATCATTCCTAAAATAA